In the genome of Dermacentor silvarum isolate Dsil-2018 chromosome 1, BIME_Dsil_1.4, whole genome shotgun sequence, one region contains:
- the LOC125943907 gene encoding uncharacterized protein LOC125943907: MAGYASPPQFEEATDYWPAYLVRLEAFFEGNGITEEKKKRALLVAGLSTHTVAVVSGRCAPTKPVPAMAAARIQRWALQLSTYSYIVKFKDGKANVPADALSRLPRAAPSREVSGDEDGAGKTPAMLLMGRELRSRLDNLLPSEKERDSYPFANDFLQKDEPIWVRNYGCLGDPWPQARVQTTEGSRMVTAEGPEGELMRRHLDQVKPRVVVQDSEQVQPRLSAEGDRAIDKTASADTTDGTTTLGLRRSTRSRRPHDRFSP; encoded by the exons ATGGCCGGATACGCAAGCCCACCACAGTTCGAGGAAGCTACGGACTACTGGCCGGCATATCTAGTGCGGCTAGAAGCTTTCTTCGAAGGCAACGGCATCacggaagaaaagaagaagcgaGCATTGCTCGTAGCAGGGCTGAGCACCCACACTGTGGCCGTCGTCAGTGGACGCTGCGCGCCAACAAAG CCGGttccagccatggcggccgcccGCATACAACGGTGGGCCCTCCAGTTGAGCACGTACTCCTACATCGTCAAGTTCAAAGACGGCAAGGCGAATGTTCCGGCGGACGCACTCAGCCGCCTGCCACGGGCAGCACCATCCAGGGAAGTGTCGGGAGACGAGGACGGCGC CGGAAAAACGCCGGCTATGCTGCTGATGGGGCGTGAGCTACGCTCCCGATTAGACAATTTGTTGCCGTCAGAAAAAGAGCGCGACAGTTACCCCTTTGCCAATGATTTCTTGCAGAAGGATGAACCAATTTGGGTGCGAAACTACGGTTGCCTCGGAGACCCATGGCCTCAAGCACGGGTCCAAACAACAGAGGGGTCGCGTATGGTGACCGCCGAGGGACCAGAGGGCGAACTAATGCGACGACACTTGGACCAAGTGAAACCGCGTGTTGTGGTGCAGGACTCTGAGCAAGTGCAGCCGCGTCTCTCAGCCGAAGGTGACAGAGCTATCGACAAGACCGCTAGTGCTGATACGACGGATGGGACCACAACCCTGGGACTACGAAGGTCGACCCGTTCGAGACGTCCCCATGACAGGTTCTCACCTTAA